One Paraburkholderia fungorum genomic region harbors:
- the sseA gene encoding 3-mercaptopyruvate sulfurtransferase: MSPVVTGKWLQAQLGSPDLVVLDATWFLNPQQLSARRRFTEAHIPGAQFFDIDHVCDAGSPLPHMAPGSAQFELFARELGISNDSRVVFYDQQGLFSAARGWWLFKLFGHENVYLLDGGLPKWRDAGCPLEDGASPKFQATGDVEYRARINPQRVRKIDDMLDNLVTRSEQVLDARSLDRFSGKVPEPRAGVASGHIPGSVSLPYTDVLNDDGTFRLVGEIRRLLAARGVDSSSKVVTSCGTGVTAAVIALAVEVAGYAPVGLYDGSWTEWGSRSDTPKVALEQS; encoded by the coding sequence ATGTCACCGGTGGTTACTGGCAAATGGCTGCAGGCGCAGCTCGGCAGCCCCGATCTTGTCGTACTCGACGCGACTTGGTTTCTTAATCCGCAACAGCTAAGCGCCCGGCGACGGTTTACGGAAGCGCATATCCCGGGAGCACAATTTTTCGACATTGATCATGTCTGCGACGCCGGCTCACCGTTGCCACACATGGCGCCCGGTTCGGCACAGTTCGAACTATTTGCGCGCGAGCTGGGCATTAGCAATGATAGCCGCGTAGTGTTCTACGATCAGCAAGGTCTGTTTTCCGCAGCGCGCGGATGGTGGCTTTTCAAACTTTTCGGGCACGAGAACGTATATCTGCTCGATGGCGGCCTGCCTAAGTGGCGAGACGCCGGTTGCCCCCTCGAAGATGGCGCATCTCCGAAATTTCAAGCTACCGGCGATGTCGAATACCGAGCCAGGATCAACCCACAGCGCGTGCGTAAGATCGACGATATGCTCGACAACTTGGTGACGCGTAGCGAGCAAGTACTCGACGCACGTTCGCTAGACCGCTTCTCCGGAAAAGTGCCTGAGCCGAGAGCTGGAGTCGCTTCAGGTCATATTCCAGGCAGTGTGAGCTTGCCTTATACCGACGTTCTCAACGATGACGGCACGTTCAGGCTCGTCGGTGAAATTCGACGCTTGCTGGCAGCACGTGGAGTAGACTCGTCATCCAAGGTCGTCACGAGTTGCGGTACCGGTGTCACTGCGGCCGTCATCGCCCTCGCAGTGGAAGTGGCGGGCTATGCGCCAGTTGGACTGTACGACGGCTCATGGACCGAGTGGGGCAGCCGGTCCGACACACCGAAAGTTGCTTTAGAGCAATCATGA